Below is a window of Cytophaga hutchinsonii ATCC 33406 DNA.
TGAAAAAGGAAAGCTGTCTATATTCAGTGAAATGTCTGTAAAAAATTCAAATGTGCAAGGGTATGTAAAACCTGTGCTTGAAGATGTAGATGTACTTGACTGGGATCAGGATGGGCCTACCTTTTTACAAAAAGTCTGGCAAGCAGCTATTGGAACGACGTTTGCTGTATTTAAGAATCATCGTAAAGACCGTTTCGCTACTAAAGTGCCGATTGAAGGCAAGCTGGATGATAAAATTGATACAGACATATTCACAACAGTCGTGCGTGTTGTAAAAAATGCCTTTATCGAAGCTTATCAAAAAACGATTGATGATTCGGTCTCTTTTAACAATAATGGAGAAGTGAAAGAAAAGAAATTCCTGTTTTTTAAAGTAAAAGAGAAGGAAGACGAATAAGTACACAGAATATTGTATTTAAAAAGAGAAGAAAGAACGGATTCAGCAAATAAATTTGCCGGATGAATATTTCAACTAAGCCGTTACTTCTGAACCAAAAAAATAGTTAAATTACCCATGTCATTCATATACAGATTGAATGGCATGGGTAATTAACTAACTATATTTTCTATTGAAAACATTATCGGTGAATGTTCCTTTTCGTTTTGCATTTTCCTTGCATTGGGAACTTTCTTTTAAACCGTATTTGAAATTCATTGAAGCGCAGATCGAAGAATCTGATAACATTATCTATAAAGCATATCTCCAATCAATCGCTTCGGTATTACATACAAATCCTGAATTACTAAAACCGATAAAAGACTGGTCAATCCTGAATCCCTTCACGGATCTGATTGATTTGATTCATCTCAATCATATTTCATATCAGGGTTCTAATCATTTATACGCAATCGGCACACCCTCTTCACCGATGAAATTTTTTTCCTATTCAAAAGAATTTAAAAAACTTATTTCTGACGTAGACGGCAATCTGAAATTGCGTTTGCATGACAGTTTTGTGAATGAGGAATATACACGGAGACTTTACATGGATATTCTATATAAATGTTATGGCGTGAAGGATATTCTGCAGCACTCTTCTCAAACCTTACTGCGATTAACAGACAATGACGAAGGATTTAAGCGACATTATCATTTTGTAACAAACAATCAATTTGTAGACATTAATTATTCAGGTGCGTTGCCTGCATTGAATGAGGAATGGATTGAATACGCGAAGGGAAATATTGAATCGATTAAAGAAATTAAAAATCAATTGCCGCTTGCCGGTTTTGGTTTGGAAGGATTTATTCTTTTTACAATTAAAGACGAAACCATTTCTGAATCAGTAAATGAACTGAGAGAAAACGTCGCTACGATGCATACCATGTCGCGTAAGGAAGCCTACCTGCGAATCAAAAACAATACACTGTCTTTATTGCAAAATAGTACGCTGGAAGTAGGCTTTCTGCCATTGATCGACATTAACAAAAAAATATTTTATCACAAATCATTTAACTATACCAGCATCTTATTTAAAGTTCTCCAGAAACAGTTAACAACAGCTGAGTTAAATGATTTTTTAGGACGCTTTATTGAAATGTGTTCCATCAGCCAGGAATATCCGATTCATATTTTTCAACATAAAAATGAAGAAGTAAAACTGGAACTGGCAACGTATTTAATAGAAGAAGGAATTAAGAGTTTTACCATCATACCGGTATTTCATCAACAGGATCTCATAGGTGTTATTGAGCTTGCCAGCACAGTAGAAGAAAAAATTTCCCTGGATGATGTACGTAAGATAGAATCTGCTATGCCGATGTATTCAGAGTTTATCGTGTATCAAACGAATAAACTGCATGAACAGATGGAATCCTTTATTATGCATAATTATACGGCCATTCAATCGGTTGTAGAATGGAAGTTTAATGAAGTTGCCTGGCATACAATGCAAAAAGCTCCAAATGCAAAACTGCCGGATATTTCATTCAAAGAGCTTACACCATTTTATGGAGCTGTTGATATTAAAAATTCATCTATCGAACGGCAAAAAGCAATCCGGAAAGATTCCGAGAAGAACTTAAAAAAATTAGAAGAATTTTTATCCAAATACGGCGATACAGAAACTACTTCACAGGAACACTTGAGTAACTGGCAGGATTCGCTGGAAGAAAGCCTGGCAGATGAACAGGAACTGAATCTTCGGTTGTTTATTGAAAAAGCGTCTCAGGATTTGCTGGAAAATTATCCTGATGTAGATATTGAATTTTCAAATGAAGAAGAATTGAGTTATGAGCAGAGTTTATTCAGTATCAATAATGCACTAAAAGAAGTGCTGGATGTGCAGGAACAAAAACTGAAAAAACTGATTCCGGTTTATTTTGATAAATTCAGAACAGACGGCTGGGAATATACAATCTACGCTGGACAATCCCTGAGTCCTGACATTCATATTACTCCGGAAATGATTGTATCTGTTAAAAAATGGGAGCTTGAAACCATGCTGCACATGGGTTTGGTGGCATCTGCCATGCATAAAAAAGTGATCTATAAACTTGAAACAACGCAGTTAATATTAGCCAATACAAGTCCGCTGGACATTCGTTTCCGTGCAGACGAACATCGGTTTGATGTAGAAGGATCATACAGCATCCGGTATGAAGTTATAAAAAAGCGTATTGATAAAGTTTACATACGCGACACACACGAACGATTAACACAGCCGGGTAAAATTGCTATTGTATACCTGTATTCAAATGAAATGGACGCATATATGAATTTGATTGATGAATACATTCAACAGGGTTTATTAGAGGAAAAGATTGAACAGCTGGAACTGGAAGATGTGCAGGGAGTGGTAGGGTTAAAAGCTATTCGCGTAGCCATGAAAATGTCGAAACAATGAATATAAAAAATAACATAGTTCATATTTTTACCGCCGCTTTTTTAATAGCAGCTTGCGGAGCAGATAAAAGCAATACATTCAAGATTAATGGGTATAACTGCGAAGCATTAGAAGCAGTTGAATTGGAAGAGCCTTTAAAAGAAATTTCAGGACTCGCGTATGATGTAAAACGAAATGAATTTCTAGCTATTAATGATGAACAGGGAATAGTGTTTACACTGGATTCTAAAACATTCGGCATTAAGAATAAAATTCACTTTGGTGAAAAAGGCGATTACGAAGAAATTCAATTTTCAGGCAATACTATTTACGTGCTCCGCAGCGACGGTACTATTTTTAAAATGCAGTATGATGGCAAAGATATTTCCGCTGTAACAACGTTCAGTTATGAAGGATCAAAGGCTGAATACGAATCTTTTTATGTAAGTGAAGCTGCAAATGAACTGGTATTGATTCCTAAAAATTCCAAAGAAGCAAAAACTAATAAGGTTACAACAGCATATGTTATCGATGCCACTACTGGTAAACACCTTTCCAAAGAAGACGCTAACATTGATTGGCAACGATTAAAAAATGCATGTATGCTTCATCCGTCGGCGGTTGCAGTTCAATCACAAACCAAAGAAATATATGTATTGGCTTCGATTGAAAAATTACTGCTTGTTTTAGATGCATCCGGAAATGTACGTGCAGAATATGTATTGCCGGCTTCAATGTTTCAGCAGCCTGAAGGAATAACCTTTGATGAAAATCAGAATATGTACATATCCAATGAGGCAGCCGGGTTCAGCCCGACCATCATTAAAATACCCATTCAAAAAAAATAACATATATGCTTTTAGTAAAGCACAATATAGTCCGTCAAGCCGCGGTTCTCTGCCTGTTGGCTTTTTCATTTATAGCTTCTGCACAAGTTTCCCCAGAGCCGTTTATTACACACAGGTTTGTGTTGATTGGTGATGCAGGGAGATTATTAAATGGCAGAAGTATTGTACCGGAAGCTGTTGCCAGACATATTAATCAAACAGACAGTACAGCAACCATTTTATTTTTAGGGGATAATGTGTATGAAAAGGGATTGCCGGACAAAGAAGACAACAACTATGAAGCTTATACAGAAGTACTATCGAAACAATTGCTTCCGTTCGATTCGCATGCTGCAAACGTTTATATATTGCCCGGTAATCATGACTGGCAGAAAAGCGGTCCTGAAGGTTGGGAACGCATCAAACGCCAGGCTGCATGGGTAGACAGCCTGCATAAAAGCAATATTATTTTTATGCCAAAAGAAGGTTGTCCCGGTCCGGAAGAAATAACTATTAATGACAGCATAACGCTGGTTATACTGGATACACAATGGTGGCTGCATCCGTTTGATAAACCAGGTATAGATAGTGATTGTGCCTGTAAAACAGAAGAGGATGTAATCAATGCGTTAAAAAATATTGCATATCGCAACAGAAACAAACGGATTATTTTTACATCACACCAGCCGATGCGCAGCTATGGTATCCATGGCGGCTATTATACGTTGAAACAGCATATGTTCCCGTTTACAGAGATGGCTGATAATGCATATATTCCATTGCCAGTGTTAGGGTCTTTATATCCATTGGTTCGAGGAACATTCGGTAACATTCAGGATTTAAAACATCCGGAATACCGAAGCATGGTTTCACGCATTGAAGAGGCAATGTCTGCAGCTCCTGATGTGATCTATGCAGGCGGTCACGACCATTCGCTGCAGCTTATTCAGGAAGGGACACAAAGTTATATTGTGAGCGGCTCAGGCATAAACAGAGAGCGTGTTAAAAAAGGCAAAAATGCTTCTTATGTTTCAGACCAGAGAGGCTTTGTTGAACTTGTATACAGATCAGACGGAAGTGAGCAGGTTGTTATCTATGAAGTAGATGAGCAGGCTAATTACAGAATAGCATACGATACTGTGCTGCCCATGAAGCCACTGCCCAAAGAAATTCCATTGACAGCAGAAACAGATATTCAGCAGGACAGTATTACGGTTGCTATTGCTCCGGAATATGATCACGTAAACAATGCACATCGTTTTTGGTTTGGTGAAAATTATCGTAAGATCTGGGCAACACCAGTTACACTTACTGTTTTTTATATTGAGAAAGAAGGCTTGCAGATTTTGCAGCAAGGCGGTGGGCAACAGACGAAGTCGCTTCGTATGGTAGATGCTGCAGGAAAAGAATGGGTACTTCGTACGGTTCAAAAAGACCCGGCGAAAGCATTGCCTGAAAACTTGAGAGGTACTGTTGCGAAGAACATTGTTCAGGATCAGATCTCTGCTGCGCAGCCATACGCGCCGTTAACAGTACCCATCCTTGCTGAAGCACTAGGCGTACCTCATGCCAATCCTCAAATTGTATTTGTGCCGAATGACCCTGCATTAGGTATGTACCGGGCTGAATTTGCCAACAGCATTTGCATATTTGAAGAGCGGCAACCAACATCCAACGGTGCTGTCAGAACCTATAACACAACAAAAGTGCTGGAGAAACTGCAGGAAGACAACGACAATCTGATTGATGAAAAGGCTGTGCTTACTGCACGTATGCTCGACTTGCTTATTGGTGATTGGGACAGGCATGAAGACCAATGGCGCTGGCAGAAAACAATAGATGGTAAGCGATCCGTTTATGCACCTATACCGAGAGACCGCGATCAAACGTATTTTGTCAATTCCGGTATACTGCCCTACATTGCTTCCCGAAAGTGGGCCATGCCTAAAATACAGGGCTTTGATGAAAAGATCAGGGATGTTAACGGCTTCATGTTTAACGCGCGGTATTTTGACCGGTTTTTTTTACATGAACTTAATGATACGGAATGGATAAAAGTATTGAAGCATTTGCAGACAACGCTGACAGATTCCATAGTAACAGAAGCCGTACATCAACTGCCAGACAGTGTATATGCGCAATGCGGCGATCAGATACGCGATAATTTAATTGCACGAAGAAATGCATTGTTAAAAAACGGACTTAAATTTTACGCTTTTTTAGCACAAACGGTGGAGATTCCCGGTTCAGACAAAAATGACTTTTTTGAATTAACGTATCAGAACAAAGGCGACATACGTTTAAAAGTTTATAAAATCAAAAAAGACGGAAGCAAAGGGAATGTTTTTTATGAACGCACCTTTAATAAAAAAGTAACAAAAGAAATCCGATTGTACGGCAGGGGTGGCGAAGATGTATTTGAAGTAACCGGCAAAGGACGGTCTCCCATAAAAGTGCGAATGGTCGGCGGTTCAGAAAAAGATTCATTTAATATAAACGCTGCAGTTCACAGTAGAAAAAACCTTATTATATACGATCGGTCTGACAAAGAAAATGAATTTCCGAAATGCTCAAAAGCAATCATACACAAAAGTACACATCCGGAAATAAACGAATACAATGGACGTACGTTTAAGTACAATCAGTTGCTGCCACAGGCTGCAGGCGGTTACAATTTCGATGATGGCATCTGGCTTGGTGCAGGTATACAGTATACCAAACATGGCTTCAGAAAAGAGCCGTATGCACAGCGTCATCGGTTATTGCTTGGCCATGCACTCGCCACTAAAGCAACAAATGTTAAGTATTCCGGACATTTTGTTAAGTTCATTGGCAACAATGACCTGAAAATAAATTTTGATGCACGCGCTCCAGATAACGTTTCTAACTTTTTTGGCATAGGCAATGAAACAGAATTTGTAAAAAATGGCGACAATCCTATTACCTATTACCGTACACGATATAACCTGATCACGGCTCAAATAAAACTGGAGCATACATTTGCGCGCACGTTTAAGGTGTATGGCGGATTGATCGGACAATATTATTCAACAGATTCCACTGAAAATATTGGCCGGTATATTAATGTATATGACAGCAGCAATCCGGAAGAAAACGTATTTACAAAAAAAATATTTGCAGGTTTGATCGGCGGCTTTCAGCTTGACACAAGGAACAGCGAATTTATGCCTATACGTGGGGTATATTGGAATACCTTCTTAACAGGAATGCAGCAGCTGGATGAATCGAATCAGAATTTCGGTCGCTTTGAAACAGATATGACTGTTTATACAAGTTTTAATAAAGACCCAAGATTTGTATTGATCAACCATTTCGGCGGCGGATTAAATGCAGGCGATCCATACTTTTTTCAGATGTGCTATTTAGGTGGAAGCACAAACTTGAGAGGGTACAGGAATTACCGTTTTGCGGGCAATAATAAATTCTTCTACAACATAGAAATGAGATTGAAATTATTTGATTTTACTTCGTATCTTTTCCCTGGGTCAATCGGCCTGATTGCGTTTAATGATTTAGGAAGGGTATGGAGCGATGGTGAATCATCAAGCCTTTGGCACGATGGTTACGGGGGAGGTTTTTATATTGTGCCGGCTAAAATGCTGGTTGTGAATATGACGCTTGGTTTTTCAAAAGAAGGCGTGTTACCATATATTTCGTTAGGTGTTAAATTATAAGAAAGAAATTTTATGCAGGATGAATCAATCATAAAGCACGCGGAAAAATATGTTCGTAAGCTGTACGCAGAAGCAGAGAAAGATCTTTATTATCATAATTTAGAACATACGGAGCATACTGTAAAGGCTGCTGAAGAAATTGCTACGCATTATAAACTGAACGAAGAAGACCACACAGCAGTGCTTGTTGCTGCCTGGTTGCATGATATAGGGTATATTATTTCCGGAAGAGATAATCATGAAGAAGCTTCTGTGAAAGCAGCGAAAGAGCTGATGCTGAAAAATGATGTGCCGCAGCGGTTGATAGATAAAGTTGAAGGGTGCATACTCGCTACAAAAATGCCGCAAAATCCTTCAAATTTATTAGAAGAAATTATTTGCGATGCAGACCTCTATGATTTAGGCACAGAGCATTTTAAAAACAACAACAAAAAGGTTCGCAAAGAGGTAGAAGCATTTTTAGGAAAAGAACTTACAGGTTCAGAATGGCGGACATTTTCATTGATCTTTTTAAAAAAGCAAGTGTACAAAACAGCCTACTGTAAACAACTATTACAGCCTGGCCTTGAAAAAAATATTCAGGTGATCGTTGAAAAGCAAGTAGAAAAAGATATGGAGATTCCAAAGAAAGAAAAAAATAAAGACGATCAAAGTAAAGAAAAGGAAAAGGTAAACAGAGGTGTAGAAACCATGTTTCGTACAACATCAACCAACCACTTACGATTAAGTGAAATGGCTGACAACAAAGCGAACATTATGATTACCGTTAACTCCATTATTATATCGGTATTATTAACGGTATTGTTTCGCAAACTGGATACAGATCCGCGCTTTTTAATTCCAACCATGCTGTTATTATTTACATCTCTTGTAACAATTATTTTTTCAATTTTTGTTACGCGGCCAAACGTTACCAGCGGCATTTTCAGTAAAGAAGACATTGAAAAGAAACGCGCGAATTTATTGTTCTTCGGAAATTTTTATAAAATGAAAATTGAAGATTACGAGTGGGGTATTCAGCAAGTAATGAAAGATCCGGAATTTTTATATGGAAGTATGACGCGTGATATTTATCACCTTGGTGTAGTTTTAGGAAGAAAATATAAAATGCTGCGCATTGCATACAGCTTCTTTATGTTTGGATTTATTATTTCAGTATTATCCTTTGTATTTGTTGTTGTCCCGGTGAAGTAAGGCCGCAAAGATTATTGTTTTAATTCAGAAGGATTATATCCAAAATGCTTTTTAAACGCCGTACTGAAATGATTTGCGTTTTTATAGCCAATGTAATCTGAAATCTGATTGATATTCATTTCACCGCGTATCAATAGCTGGCGCGCTTCATCCATACGTATCTGAGAAAGATATCCGAATACCGTTGTGCCGAAAACCTCTTTAAATGATTTTTTTAGATTGTATTCATTGGTGCCTACCAGGTGTGCCAGGTCAATAAGAGAGCAGGGTGTTTGGAGGTTGCTTTCAATAATTGTTTTCACCTCATGCATTTTGTCTATATCACGTTTTTTAATGCTTTGGCAAAAAGGCTTTAGAATAAAATTTTCATACTGTTCAAACTGAAGCATCAGCAATTCTATCACTTTTGCTTCAATCATGATGCGTTTATAAAATCCTTTTCGCTGCGTGGCCATGATATCCTGCAAAACAGCTGTCATCTCCGGCGTAATCGGCAAATTGAATTCATTCAAACGCGCCAGCATGCCCATGTCCAGTTGTTTCCGGAAAGGATCAAATACTTTTTTTTCCGGAAGAAAACGCTTAAAGAAATCCGGATCAACATGTATGCGGATCAGCTCAATGTTGTCGCTGGGTTGGTGAATGTGTTGAAAATTAGAATTGGCAACAAAAAGAATGTTGTGCTGGTTGGAAGAATAATTTATCCATTCTTTTTTAGAACCATCGGTTGCTGCAAGATTTACTACAGATACAGCAAATTCCAGCACAACAGAAGAGAAATCATATTCTACATTCAGCAGTAACCGTTCTTTTGAACGTACCATACTACGGCCAATACAAATATTCTGAAAGTATAAAAGGTGGTGAATTCCATAGCTCGTTGTATGTCCCGTAACATTCCTGTGTTCCGTGATGGAAGCTTCCGGATCAAAGAACTTTTCCGGAAAGAATGTTTCCACGTTTAATTCTTCAGAATCTATGGTTTTTACAATGTGCAGCATTTCTTAAATCTGTAAGCATACGGATATGCTTTATATGGTTAACAACAGTTGTGACGCAAATTTGATTGCGTTAAAAAATACAGAGTCATTAAAAATATTACATATGTGTTAAATAAAATGGGCCAAATGGGATTAAATAGTACAATTTGCATCATTTGCTCCCTGTTTCGTATGTTTTACTCCCTATCACGTAGATTTTAGCATTTTTGGTAACAATTTCTACAGATTCAGTTCAGAATTATTTCAAGCGGATTTTACATTACCGCTTATTTATCCCTTTAGCGTAGTTTAAACTCTTTTTTGCGTAGCTGCTTACACTTATCGCTACGCTACTTTTGCACCTCACTATTTAGACTCTATCTAAATAATTTGAATGGAGCAGGCAGCATCCCCTTACATTAACTGCCTGATAAAAATTAGAATATTAAAAAAATGCAATTTGTCAAGACATATGTGCTGGCCGTTTTGTTTCTGTTGCATATAGGAACAATTGCCCAGACAACAACCGGTAAAGCTACCATTTCCGGACATGTAAAAGATTCATCGGGTGTTGAAATGCCTGGAGTTATTGTAATGCTGGAAGGTACGTCATTCGGATCTGCCACTTCAGAAACGGGGCATTATTCTATACATCATATTCCTACAGGCAGTTATGTTTTAGTAACATCAACGATCGGATATCAGACACAAAAGCGTTCGGTTCATCTGGATGAACATCAGCATCTGACAATAAATATAGAGATGAAAGCTGATTCTGCACAGGAAGAAATTCATATTGAAGGAAAAACCGAAGCAGAAGAAATTAAACGTTCTGCTTATACAGTAGATGTTATTGATGCAACAAAATATGCCAATACATCTTCCGATCTGAATCAGGTATTGAATCACACATCCGGTGTGCGTATCCGGGAAAGCGGCGGAGTTGGTTCAACATTTAATTTTTCACTGAATGGGTTTACCGGCAAGCAGGTTAAATTTTTTATTGATGGTGTACCCATGGATAATTTCGGATCATCCTTTCAGTTAAATAATATCCCGATCAATTTAGCAGAGCGTATTGAAGTGTATAAAGGAGTAGTGCCGATCTGGCTGGGGGCCGATGCCATGGGCGGGGCCATCAATGTAGTGACAAGCACCAAACAGCGCACCTATGCAGATGTTTCGTATTCCTACGGTTCATTCAATACACACCGTACCAGCCTCAATGCCGGTTACATTGCGAAGTCCGGCTTCACCGTTCAATTCAATGCATTTCAGAATTACTCCGATAATAATTACTGGGTAAATGTACGGAATGCCTCTATACCGGGAGGTAATTATTCCGATGTGCGGGTGAGAAGATTTAATGACAACTACCACAATGAAACAGGAATTTTCAATATTGGTGTAGTAGGTAAAAAATTTGCAGATCGTCTATTATTCGGCATTACCCTTGGCCAGAATAAGGCAGACATTCAGACAGGTGCTCAGGCAGATGCTGTATATGGTGATTTATGGAGACGAGGAAATATAATTATGCCGAGCATAAAATATCAAAAGAAAAATTTATTCATCAAAGGATTGGATCTGAATGTAACCGGTAATTATAATTTCGGAAAGGAACAGAATATTGATACCGTAAATCGGCGCTATAACTGGAAGCAGGAATTTACAGCTAATAGTGCAGCAGGAGCTCCCGGTGGTGAGAGAGGCCGTACACTTTATAAATACAGCAACAATACAAGTATTGTTACAACCAATATAATTTATCAATTGAATGTAAAACATTCAATCATGCTGAATAATGTTTTCAGTTCCTTTAACCGCAAAGGCTCTAATGCCCTGGATGAAAATAATGAAGCAAATAAGCAGCCTAAAATTACACAGAAAAGTATTATTGCCTTAGGTTACAAATACGATTACAATACCCGCTGGAGCACATCGGTATTTCTAAAAGAATATATTCAGGTAACAACTATTTCAAGAGCACAAGAGGCTTCCGGTGGCTGGGGAACAACAGAATATGTGCGATATAAAAATGTTTTCAAAGCCACCGGTTATGGTTTTGCCACAACGTATTTTATATATAAAACATTGCAGGCAAAACTTTCTTACGAAAAAGGTCTTCGCTTGCCCGATAACGAAGAATTATTCGGTGACCTGATTCAGCTGGAAGGTAATGCGAATCTAAAGCCGGAAATAAGCAATAACATCAATGTTGGTTTAAGCTATAATAAAGTGATTCAGAAAAACCATTTCCTATTGATGGAAGGCTACTTTATTTACCGTAATCTAAAAGATTTTATCCGTCCTGAATTGAATATAAATCAAACCTATCAGGTTATGAAAAACCAAGGAAGTGTTAAGAATACGGGTATAAATGGAGAGGTACGGTATTCGTATAAACGCAAATATAATATAGGCGCAAACTTAAGCTATCAGAATTTAATCAATCATGTTCAATATGAAGAAAATGGCACTTCATCAAATAAGGAAAGTATTGTTTATCTCGATCGAATTCCAAACATGCCTTTTTTATATGGGAATGCAGATGCCAGTGTAGTTTTTAAAAAAGTTGGCGGACAAAAAAATTCGTTGAGCATCGGATACAATCTCACATACGTACATTTCTATTATTTGAAATGGCCCAGTCAGGGGAGCAAAGACAATAAGTTTGATATCCCAATGCAGCTATCCCATGACATTAACATGGTATACACCATGCGCGACGGGCGGTATAACATCGCACTAGAGTGCCGCAACATAGGGGATGCCAATTTATATGACAACTTCCGTTTACCTAAACCCGGAAGAGCATTTTATATCAAAGTCAGGTATTTTATCAGTAAGTAATTCAATAATAAATCAAAATATATAATCATGAAAAAAATAAACGTATTTCTTTTTATAGTCATGGGACTTTCGGCTGCAACGGCTTGTAAGAAAAAAGATAAAAATGAGGGTGTTGAAACAAAAGGTACAATGATACTTGCTGCAACGCCAGGCGGTACATATGCAGAGGGGGCTGATTACCTGTTAGCTACAGAAACATTTGAAAGTGGAAAAATTTCAACTACAGGAAATGGTATCGAACAAAATGGTTACCGGTATTATGCGTTCCATAAAAATAAAGTATTTAGTTTACTTTATGGACAGGGTAACCCGGGTGCCGTAACCGTATACAAGCTGAATGAAAACAAGGAATTGAAATTATTTTCAAATCTGCAGACAGAATCTGTACACGTATTCGGTAAAGTAAAAGATGA
It encodes the following:
- a CDS encoding TonB-dependent receptor, producing MQFVKTYVLAVLFLLHIGTIAQTTTGKATISGHVKDSSGVEMPGVIVMLEGTSFGSATSETGHYSIHHIPTGSYVLVTSTIGYQTQKRSVHLDEHQHLTINIEMKADSAQEEIHIEGKTEAEEIKRSAYTVDVIDATKYANTSSDLNQVLNHTSGVRIRESGGVGSTFNFSLNGFTGKQVKFFIDGVPMDNFGSSFQLNNIPINLAERIEVYKGVVPIWLGADAMGGAINVVTSTKQRTYADVSYSYGSFNTHRTSLNAGYIAKSGFTVQFNAFQNYSDNNYWVNVRNASIPGGNYSDVRVRRFNDNYHNETGIFNIGVVGKKFADRLLFGITLGQNKADIQTGAQADAVYGDLWRRGNIIMPSIKYQKKNLFIKGLDLNVTGNYNFGKEQNIDTVNRRYNWKQEFTANSAAGAPGGERGRTLYKYSNNTSIVTTNIIYQLNVKHSIMLNNVFSSFNRKGSNALDENNEANKQPKITQKSIIALGYKYDYNTRWSTSVFLKEYIQVTTISRAQEASGGWGTTEYVRYKNVFKATGYGFATTYFIYKTLQAKLSYEKGLRLPDNEELFGDLIQLEGNANLKPEISNNINVGLSYNKVIQKNHFLLMEGYFIYRNLKDFIRPELNINQTYQVMKNQGSVKNTGINGEVRYSYKRKYNIGANLSYQNLINHVQYEENGTSSNKESIVYLDRIPNMPFLYGNADASVVFKKVGGQKNSLSIGYNLTYVHFYYLKWPSQGSKDNKFDIPMQLSHDINMVYTMRDGRYNIALECRNIGDANLYDNFRLPKPGRAFYIKVRYFISK